Proteins encoded together in one Thermococcus barophilus MP window:
- a CDS encoding pyridoxal-phosphate-dependent aminotransferase family protein, giving the protein MQFEDAYKEVYEIVKPRYKLFTAGPVACFPEVLEIMKVQMFSHRAKEYKVIHMDTLERLKKFLEAENGEIILFPSSGTGFMEAAVRNTVPRGGKVLVTIIGAFGKRFKEVVESNGRKAVTLEYEPGKAVKPEDLDDALRKNPDVHAVTITYNETSTGVLNPLPELAKVVNEHDKLLFVDAVSAMGGADIKFDKWGIDIIFGSSQKAFGVPPGLAIAAISQRVFEIAEKMPERGWYFDLPLYKKFNYKKQGTPSTPPMPQVFGLNVVLRIIEKMGGKEEWLKMYQKRAEMIRNGVREIGLEILAEPGYESPTITAVLTPEGIKGEEVYNAMRERGFELAKGYGEGIKEKTFRIGHMGYMTFEDIEEMLQNLKEVIEELKKKA; this is encoded by the coding sequence ATGTTTCCCCGAGGTTCTTGAGATAATGAAAGTTCAGATGTTCAGCCACAGAGCAAAGGAATACAAGGTAATCCACATGGACACCCTTGAAAGGCTTAAAAAATTCTTAGAAGCTGAAAACGGAGAGATAATTCTCTTCCCGAGTTCTGGAACTGGGTTTATGGAAGCAGCTGTTAGGAACACAGTTCCAAGGGGAGGAAAAGTTTTGGTTACCATAATTGGTGCATTTGGAAAGCGCTTTAAGGAAGTTGTTGAGTCGAATGGGAGAAAAGCCGTAACGCTTGAGTACGAACCCGGAAAGGCTGTGAAGCCAGAGGATCTCGATGATGCATTAAGAAAAAACCCTGATGTTCATGCAGTAACTATAACATATAATGAAACTTCAACAGGCGTTCTCAATCCCCTTCCAGAGTTAGCCAAAGTTGTAAACGAACATGACAAGCTTCTCTTTGTGGATGCGGTTAGTGCAATGGGAGGGGCTGACATAAAATTTGACAAATGGGGAATCGACATAATTTTTGGAAGTTCACAGAAAGCTTTTGGTGTTCCACCTGGTCTGGCAATCGCTGCCATTAGCCAGAGGGTCTTTGAAATCGCCGAAAAGATGCCGGAGAGGGGCTGGTACTTTGATCTGCCTCTCTATAAGAAGTTCAACTACAAGAAGCAGGGGACGCCTTCAACCCCACCGATGCCTCAGGTCTTTGGTCTCAACGTTGTGTTGAGAATCATAGAGAAGATGGGCGGCAAGGAAGAGTGGCTCAAGATGTATCAGAAGAGGGCGGAGATGATAAGGAACGGGGTTAGGGAGATAGGTCTTGAGATCTTAGCAGAGCCCGGTTATGAAAGCCCAACAATAACTGCTGTCCTAACGCCAGAGGGCATAAAGGGCGAGGAAGTTTACAATGCAATGCGTGAAAGGGGCTTTGAACTGGCAAAGGGTTACGGTGAGGGAATTAAAGAAAAGACATTTAGGATTGGCCACATGGGATACATGACATTTGAAGACATTGAGGAGATGCTCCAAAACTTAAAAGAAGTTATAGAAGAACTGAAGAAGAAAGCTTAG
- a CDS encoding P-loop NTPase family protein, which produces MGVYIFTPEDLLRYGNITNEQLETIKNALLRKSDILVVGASRAGKTKLIEAMVHLIPDEWKIAVVTAYNEFKPFKENIEIINTEFDKKSVRTRTKEVIGEIKKLNPDYVVIDTLHTINVPLILGELIDDYAFIISSLILSRDVVSEVKHWLKIDDETLKRFELVIELYRDIKEGARKVNAIYKVVEEGKKIKLEKIC; this is translated from the coding sequence ATGGGAGTTTACATCTTTACTCCAGAAGATTTGCTCCGCTATGGTAACATAACCAATGAACAGCTTGAGACTATTAAAAATGCCCTTCTCAGAAAAAGCGACATTTTAGTTGTAGGAGCAAGCAGAGCAGGTAAAACAAAGCTGATTGAGGCTATGGTTCATTTAATTCCCGATGAGTGGAAAATAGCAGTTGTAACGGCTTATAATGAGTTCAAACCCTTCAAAGAAAACATTGAGATTATAAACACTGAATTCGACAAAAAGAGCGTTAGAACAAGAACGAAGGAAGTGATTGGGGAAATCAAAAAACTCAATCCCGATTACGTTGTTATAGACACTCTCCACACAATTAACGTGCCCCTGATTCTGGGAGAGCTTATAGATGACTATGCATTCATAATATCCTCTCTCATACTTTCAAGGGACGTAGTGAGTGAAGTTAAACACTGGCTTAAGATAGATGATGAGACTCTAAAAAGGTTTGAACTTGTAATTGAGCTCTACCGCGATATAAAAGAGGGAGCCAGAAAAGTTAATGCAATCTATAAAGTTGTTGAAGAAGGAAAAAAGATAAAGCTTGAAAAGATATGCTAA
- a CDS encoding outer membrane protein assembly factor BamB family protein: MLFFFLFILLFQESFVYSWITLVPVSPLSQSIYYAPRDVTIFSVSNDSRHVAVGFNAICIYINNPEGGTYERCDGSASIYLLKDGELLWKKENIGDFIVSLSLSSNYVAVAVQKAQKIGVGFIYLFDRKGNLIWRKETEWPQRIIITTKNNIILGTQDDYVYAFDKEGNLLWKKRAGGILDISVDGNYIVAGSTNTKTIYLLDRNGTILWRREVGLLGNAAISEKGEYVATIVFDNYNDYYNSKNGKVLIFNKAGKLLHEYKNVSTFSLSKEGKYLALAFRDNIVLLDIEGGIMWERSIKNGMLISLNNDLMQLVPPMVNYISHN; encoded by the coding sequence ATGCTATTTTTCTTTCTTTTCATTTTATTATTTCAAGAAAGTTTTGTATACAGTTGGATTACCCTCGTTCCCGTGTCACCACTTTCACAAAGCATTTATTATGCTCCTCGTGATGTTACAATTTTTTCAGTGTCAAATGATAGCAGACATGTAGCAGTGGGTTTCAATGCTATCTGCATTTACATCAATAATCCAGAGGGAGGAACGTATGAGCGTTGTGACGGAAGTGCCTCAATATATCTCCTCAAAGATGGAGAACTCCTTTGGAAAAAGGAAAACATTGGAGATTTCATTGTGAGCCTTTCACTCTCTTCTAACTATGTTGCTGTTGCAGTTCAAAAGGCTCAAAAAATAGGAGTAGGGTTTATTTACCTCTTCGATCGGAAAGGGAATTTAATTTGGAGAAAGGAAACTGAATGGCCCCAAAGAATTATCATCACAACCAAAAATAATATAATACTTGGAACTCAAGATGACTATGTTTATGCATTTGACAAGGAAGGGAACTTGCTGTGGAAGAAAAGGGCGGGAGGAATACTTGACATATCCGTAGATGGGAACTATATAGTTGCGGGCTCCACTAACACTAAAACAATCTATCTGCTCGACAGAAACGGAACAATACTCTGGAGGCGTGAAGTTGGCTTACTTGGCAATGCTGCAATATCAGAAAAAGGAGAGTATGTAGCAACAATTGTTTTTGATAATTACAACGATTACTACAATTCCAAAAACGGCAAAGTACTGATTTTTAACAAAGCTGGAAAGCTTTTGCATGAATATAAAAATGTTTCCACGTTTTCACTTTCAAAAGAAGGGAAGTACTTAGCACTAGCTTTTAGAGACAACATAGTCCTCTTGGACATTGAAGGGGGTATAATGTGGGAGAGAAGTATTAAAAATGGAATGCTAATTTCCCTCAATAATGACCTTATGCAATTGGTACCACCAATGGTAAATTATATATCTCACAACTGA
- a CDS encoding DUF5711 family protein — protein sequence MRKIFTFLFLFIVLLLTFYGGYRFLFENRGIAVIPTSITNVSCTIEKFSPPVKIEIEEVKIPVDGGYKPLYTLFKFYDRNGTLVGYWNTTRNFKKGYFYFRDGFVVWSYDGVVEMVYFDYNLTERWWREIYKSVGGYVDFVLYALYADESHIFLLTANRHFATAKVQNYCFYWGSVEEGDIIERFCSDKELSQSSLLGGKVVGNKVYIITDNGLYLFTYKGELIKKKKIELSKIESFDVNEKYLAFVYPSGDKTSKLCVMTSNLKSQRCIDVKGKVEQLRLCENYLLLKIGNKVRVLEIEENS from the coding sequence ATGAGGAAAATATTTACTTTCCTTTTTCTTTTTATAGTTTTGTTATTAACCTTTTATGGAGGCTATAGGTTTCTTTTTGAAAATAGGGGAATAGCCGTTATTCCTACATCTATAACTAACGTTAGTTGCACCATTGAGAAGTTTTCTCCGCCAGTTAAGATCGAGATTGAGGAAGTTAAGATTCCGGTTGATGGTGGATATAAGCCCTTATACACACTATTTAAGTTTTATGACAGAAACGGAACTCTTGTAGGTTACTGGAACACTACGAGGAACTTTAAAAAAGGATATTTTTACTTCAGAGATGGTTTTGTGGTTTGGAGTTATGATGGGGTTGTTGAAATGGTTTATTTTGACTACAACCTCACAGAAAGATGGTGGAGAGAGATATACAAAAGTGTTGGGGGCTATGTAGACTTTGTACTGTATGCCTTGTATGCTGATGAGAGTCATATTTTCCTACTTACGGCAAACAGACATTTTGCGACAGCAAAAGTTCAAAACTACTGCTTTTACTGGGGTAGTGTTGAAGAAGGCGATATTATTGAACGATTTTGCTCTGATAAAGAGTTATCTCAAAGTTCATTACTTGGAGGAAAAGTAGTTGGGAATAAAGTCTACATAATCACAGACAATGGGCTCTATCTCTTTACCTATAAGGGGGAGCTCATAAAAAAGAAAAAGATTGAGCTTTCAAAGATTGAGAGCTTTGACGTGAATGAGAAATATCTTGCCTTTGTTTATCCCAGCGGTGATAAAACATCAAAGCTGTGTGTTATGACCTCTAACTTAAAGTCCCAAAGGTGTATTGATGTGAAAGGGAAAGTGG